CGGCGCGCGACGAGAGCCGTGACGACGAGGGCCAGGACGACGACCACGAGGGTGACGAGCACGAAGGCGCCCAGTCCGGCGACCGGCCCGCCCGCCGTCGCCGCCGGGGTGGCCGCCGCCGCCGCAGGGGCGACAGCGCCGAGAACGGCGAGAGCGAGGAGCAGAGCTCCCGCTTCGAGGACGGCGACGAGAGCCAGGACCGTCCCGAGCGTTCCGCGCGTCAGGACCGCCGCGACCGCCGCGAGTCCGCCGAATCCACCGACTCCGCCGACGGCGAGGAGGGGCTCGAGGCCGACGGCGGGGACGAGGAGGAGCACGGCGCGTCCGGCGGCAGCTCCAGCAGCAGTTCGCGCCGCCGCCGCAGGCGCCGTCGCCGCTCCGGTGACGCCGACGGGCAGCCCGCCGCGGAGGGCTCGGGCGGAGACGACCCCGAGCGCACCGTCGTCAAGATCCGCGAGCCCCGCAAGAAGAAGGACACCGAGTCCACCTCCAACGACGAGGTGCAGGCCATCAAGGGCTCCACCCGGCTGGAGGCCAAGAAGCAGCGCCGGCGTGAGGGCCGCGAGCAGGGCCGCCGCCGGGTGCCGATCATCACCGAGGCCGAGTTCCTGGCCCGCCGGGAGGCCGTCAAGCGGGAGATGATCGTCCGCCAGAGCGGTGAGCGCACCCAGATCGGCATCCTCGAGGACGACGTCCTGGTCGAGCACTTCGTCAACAAGGAGCAGTCGACGTCGTACGTCGGCAACGTCTACCTGGGCAAGGTGCAAAACGTCCTGCCGTCGATGGAGGCCGCATTCGTCGACATCGGCAAGGGCCGCAACGCCGTGCTGTACGCGGGCGAGGTCAACTTCGAGGCGCTGGGCATGGCCAACGGCCCGCGGCGCATCGAGACCGCGCTCAAGTCGGGCCAGTCGGTGCTCGTGCAGGTCACCAAGGACCCGATCGGGCACAAGGGCGCGCGGCTGACCAGCCAGGTCTCCCTGCCCGGGCGCTACCTCGTCTACGTGCCCGAGGGCTCGATGACGGGCATCAGCCGCAAGCTCCCGGACACCGAGCGCTCGCGCCTGAAGCAGATCCTCAAGAAGGTCGTCCCCGAGAACGCGGGGGTTATCGTCCGCACGGCCGCCGAGGGCGCCAGCGAGGACGAGCTGCGCCGCGACGTGGAGCGCCTTCAGTCGCAGTGGGAGGACATCCAGAAGAAGTCCCAGAAGGGCGGCAACGCGCCCACGCTGCTGTACGGCGAGCCGGACATGACCGTCCGCGTCGTGCGCGACATCTTCAACGAGGACTTCTCCAAGGTCATCGTCAGCGGCGACGGCGCGTGGGACACGATCCAGGGCTACGTCTCGCACGTCGCGCCCGATCTGACCGACCGGCTCCAGAGGTGGACCTCGGACGTCGACGTCTTCGCGACGTACCGCATCGACGAGCAGCTGATGAAGGCGCTCGACCGCAAGGTCTGGCTGCCCAGTGGCGGTTCGCTGGTGATCGACAGGACCGAGGCGATGATCGTCGTCGACGTCAACACCGGCAAGTTCACCGGCCAGGGCGGCAACCTGGAGGAGACGGTCACCAGGAACAACCTGGAGGCGGCCGAGGAGATCGTGCGTCAGCTGCGGCTGCGCGACCTCGGCGGCATCATCGTGATCGACTTCATCGACATGGTCCTGGAGTCCAACCGCGACCTGGTGCTGCGCCGCCTGCTGGAGTGCCTGGGCCGCGACCGTACGAAGCACCAGGTGGCGGAGGTCACCTCGCTGGGCCTGGTGCAGATGACCCGTAAGCGGGTCGGGCAGGGGCTGCTGGAGTCCTTCTCCGAGTCCTGTGTGCACTGCAACGGGCGCGGCGTGATCGTCCACATGGAACAGCCCGCCGCCGTCGGCAGCGGCAAGAAGAGCAAGAAGAAGGGCAAGGGCGGCGGCCAGCAGGCGCAGCCCGAGCCCGCGCGGGCCGAGCCGGAGGTCGAGCCCTCGCCGGCGACGGCGCCTGCCGCTGTCGCGGTGGAGCCGGCCGACGAGCTGGCCGGGGCCGGCTCCATCGCGGGGACGGCGCCCGAGCCGGTCGAGTTCGTGCCGGACGAGGATCTGTTCAGTAGTGCGGCCGAGGCGGAGGCCGCCGCCTCCTCGCGCGGTCGCGGACGGCGGCGCGGGAGCCGGAAGGCCAGCGCGCCCGCCGGGTCCCCGAAGCCGGCCGCCGCGGAGGCGGCCGAGGTCGTCGAGCCCGCCGTGCCGGAGCCCGCCGCCGCGCCGGTGAGCACCGAGCCCCCGGCCGCTTCGTCGGACACGGAGGGCGCCGAGAGCGCCGAGCCCCCGGCGCAGCCTGTCAAGGAGGCCAGGCCGCGGCGCCGGGCCACCCGGAAGGCCACCGCTCCGGCCGGTTCGCCCACCACGAGCGAGGATGCCGCTGCCGTGACGGTCGTCACAGCAGAGGAAGCCCCGGCTTCCCCGGCTCCCGCGGAGGAGGTCGCCGCCACGGCGGCGGCCGAGTCCGGGCCCGAGGCCGCAGCCAAGCCGCGCAGGCGGGCGACCCGCAAGGTCACGGCGCCCGCCGGACCTCCCGCCGGTGGCGAGGAGGCCGCCGGTGAGGGTGCTGGTGAGGCAGGGGCGGCGGAGGCCGCGGAACCGGCGGCTCCGGCGAAGAAGGCCGCCAAGACGGCGGCGAAGACGGCGGCGAAGAAGTCCGCCGCGAAGAAGGCCGCGGTCAAGAAGTCGGCTGCCAAGAAGACGCCGGCGAAGAAGTCCGCCGCGAAGAAGACGACGGCGAAGAAGGCCGCGGCGTCCAAGGCGTCGAAGAAGACGGCCGCCGCCGAGCAGGAGGGGGCACCCTCCGTCTCGGCCGCCGCTTCCGAGGACTGACCGGCCGAGGACCGACCGGCGTGGGGGAGGGCGGGAGCCGCACGGCTCCCGCCCTCCCCGCTGTCCACCCTGGCGGCAGAGCGCTCCAGGGTGATGGGGTACCCTTGACCATCGGCGTGTTGTGACAGACGCGTCCGCTCCTGAGCAACTCCCTCCCGGTCCGCCGGGAGAGGCCGCTCAATCCTTCCGGATCAGATCCGCGCCCTCGTGTGCGGCCGGGCGGCTGGCATCAGGTGCTCCGAATCGAGTGAGAGAGAGTTCCGCGTGTACGCGATCGTGCGCACCGGCGGGCGCCAGCAGAAGGTTGCTGTTGGCGACGTCATCGAGGTTGACCGTATTTCTGAGAGCAAGGTCGGCGACAGCGTCGAGCTCTCCACCCTGCTCGTTGTCGACGGTGACGCGGTCACCAGCGACCCCTGGGTCCTCGCGGGCGTGAAGGTCCAGGCCGAGGTGGTGGACCACCACAAGGGCGACAAGATCCGGATCCAGAAGTACAAGAACAAGACCGGGTACAAGAAGCGCATCGGCCACCGCCAGCTCCACACCGCGCTGAAGGTCACCGACATCCCCGCCCCGGCCAAGAAGTAAGGACTGAGGAGAGATGGCACACAAGAAGGGCGCATCGTCCACTCGGAACGGTCGCGACTCCAACGCGCAGTACCTCGGCGTGAAGCGCTTCGGCGGCCAGGTCGTCAACGCCGGCGAGATCATCGTCCGCCAGCGCGGCACCCACTTCCACCCGGGCCAGGGCGTCGGCCGCGGCGGCGACGACACGCTGTTCGCGCTGGACGCCGGTGCGGTGCAGTTCGGCAC
This sequence is a window from Streptomyces sp. NBC_01775. Protein-coding genes within it:
- a CDS encoding Rne/Rng family ribonuclease, coding for MLEPTESNEPEAAAGDPISTGSAQTAGSVQTPGAAGTTPSDTLPPRRRRRAASRPAGPPVAPDAGAADAGTLSVQDSAQPSDPDAQPADGAAESAPGTGSGPARSAGTGETEAPAARTRRRATRKATAPAGSPPPAEPAAPTEAAEPVARTTETAGATEPAEGAGAGDTAGAVTTPPARSRRRATRAVSAPEAQEGEAAQSASAAQADAGEAEAPEPQARTRRRSTRRTAPTSTDADAAATADTETGETPAPAPATRSRRRTAAAEEPAVETAASAGTGGAAEGEAAPKARTRRRATRTASAPEAGEAAQSPETAGAEETKAPSQAEAAEAPAAEPKTRTRRRAARPASAAQPEASETAPAAESAKTSATSDDSGDSAATTGQDAAEATGSETAAGGRSRRRSARAASAPAEETAPAEQAEAPASRAGRRGARKAAETEASQAKADETSATGADGAEAPAGRRRKRSAPPMAMFQAPVFTEPAFQTPQSAAAAAAAEAERQAGAGTDDEQDDEAGPDAAQSAAGADSFEGAEGESGGASRRRRRRRDTAAGSGSRGAARSEPSSEEEGTARDESRDDEGQDDDHEGDEHEGAQSGDRPARRRRRGGRRRRRGDSAENGESEEQSSRFEDGDESQDRPERSARQDRRDRRESAESTDSADGEEGLEADGGDEEEHGASGGSSSSSSRRRRRRRRRSGDADGQPAAEGSGGDDPERTVVKIREPRKKKDTESTSNDEVQAIKGSTRLEAKKQRRREGREQGRRRVPIITEAEFLARREAVKREMIVRQSGERTQIGILEDDVLVEHFVNKEQSTSYVGNVYLGKVQNVLPSMEAAFVDIGKGRNAVLYAGEVNFEALGMANGPRRIETALKSGQSVLVQVTKDPIGHKGARLTSQVSLPGRYLVYVPEGSMTGISRKLPDTERSRLKQILKKVVPENAGVIVRTAAEGASEDELRRDVERLQSQWEDIQKKSQKGGNAPTLLYGEPDMTVRVVRDIFNEDFSKVIVSGDGAWDTIQGYVSHVAPDLTDRLQRWTSDVDVFATYRIDEQLMKALDRKVWLPSGGSLVIDRTEAMIVVDVNTGKFTGQGGNLEETVTRNNLEAAEEIVRQLRLRDLGGIIVIDFIDMVLESNRDLVLRRLLECLGRDRTKHQVAEVTSLGLVQMTRKRVGQGLLESFSESCVHCNGRGVIVHMEQPAAVGSGKKSKKKGKGGGQQAQPEPARAEPEVEPSPATAPAAVAVEPADELAGAGSIAGTAPEPVEFVPDEDLFSSAAEAEAAASSRGRGRRRGSRKASAPAGSPKPAAAEAAEVVEPAVPEPAAAPVSTEPPAASSDTEGAESAEPPAQPVKEARPRRRATRKATAPAGSPTTSEDAAAVTVVTAEEAPASPAPAEEVAATAAAESGPEAAAKPRRRATRKVTAPAGPPAGGEEAAGEGAGEAGAAEAAEPAAPAKKAAKTAAKTAAKKSAAKKAAVKKSAAKKTPAKKSAAKKTTAKKAAASKASKKTAAAEQEGAPSVSAAASED
- the rplU gene encoding 50S ribosomal protein L21 — translated: MYAIVRTGGRQQKVAVGDVIEVDRISESKVGDSVELSTLLVVDGDAVTSDPWVLAGVKVQAEVVDHHKGDKIRIQKYKNKTGYKKRIGHRQLHTALKVTDIPAPAKK
- the rpmA gene encoding 50S ribosomal protein L27 codes for the protein MAHKKGASSTRNGRDSNAQYLGVKRFGGQVVNAGEIIVRQRGTHFHPGQGVGRGGDDTLFALDAGAVQFGTHRGRKVVNVLPAAE